In Cicer arietinum cultivar CDC Frontier isolate Library 1 chromosome 1, Cicar.CDCFrontier_v2.0, whole genome shotgun sequence, one DNA window encodes the following:
- the LOC101494948 gene encoding LOW QUALITY PROTEIN: putative disease resistance protein RGA4 (The sequence of the model RefSeq protein was modified relative to this genomic sequence to represent the inferred CDS: inserted 1 base in 1 codon): protein MAESLLFGLAESFIGKVASHAVEEASLALGVYDDLQEIKNTVTLIKAVLLDAEQKERQNQELRVWLRQIKRVVSDAEDVVDDFECEALRKHVVNSSGSIRRKVRRIFSSSNPLVYRLRMAHQIKNVRDRLDKVAADRLKFGLQINDNDNRVVETRELTHSNVIDSDVIGREPDKQKIIDLLLQNDGDKSLSVIPIVGIGGLGKTTLAKCVFNDKSVVESFPLKMWVCVSDDFELKHLLVKILNSASVSNNNPIHHENFKIFDVEQLQNHIKNALAGHKFLLVLDDVWNEDRVKWEELKDIIQVIVGSQGSKVLVTTRSHKVADVMGTHSSHFLQGLSGDDSLSAFVKWAFKVGEGENYPELMEIGKEIVQKCGGLPLALRTLGSSLFLKFDIDDWKFVRDNEIWNLSQKKDDILPAIKLSYDRLPSYLKRCFACFSLFVKGYELDSLSVTAIWEALGFLPSPKKGKGVEDVGNQILHELRSRSFLQDFVDYGNACEFKLHDLVHDLALYVGGDEFQLLKFRSESIFENVFHLSFITNNDDLFGLTQIPTGLRSIIFPSGANNETFLNTLLSRCKFLRILTLADSTYESLPRSIGKLKHXYLNLENNIELESLPDALCKLQNLHTLKLNGCKNLKRLPNEIGNLISLRHLLITTKQSNFPNKEIAKLTSLEILSVRHCDNLDSLFEGIQLPNLKFLDIAYCGNLRSLPLHVVLNLESLLITECNKMKLSLDHDNYIPNLRLKLLSLEYLPQLVVLPQWLQGCAKTLQTLALENCYNLHELPMWLSTFISLKALSLENCPRLVLIPNDVHHLKNLDYVKIKGCVELCKSYHPKDGINWHKISHIKQVVIILPELEN from the exons ATGGCTGAATCACTTCTCTTCGGTCTCGCTGAGTCATTCATCGGTAAGGTTGCTTCTCATGCTGTTGAAGAAGCTTCTCTTGCGCTTGGCGTCTATGACGATCTGCAAGAGATAAAAAATACCGTTACCCTAATCAAAGCTGTGTTGTTGGATGCTGAGCAAAAGGAGAGGCAAAATCAGGAGCTACGTGTATGGTTGCGACAGATCAAACGCGTCGTCTCCGATGCTGAAGATGTAGTTGATGATTTTGAATGTGAGGCATTGCGGAAGCACGTGGTCAACTCTTCAGGTAGCATTAGAAGAAAGGTACGGCGTATTTTCTCAAGTTCTAATCCTCTTGTTTATCGTCTTAGAATGGCGCATCAAATCAAAAATGTTAGAGATAGATTAGATAAGGTTGCTGCTGATAGGCTTAAGTTTGGTCTTCAAATCAATGACAACGACAATCGTGTTGTAGAAACTCGAGAATTGACTCATTCCAACGTAATTGATTCGGATGTGATAGGAAGGGAACCTGATAAACAAAAAATCATTGACCTCTTATTGCAAAATGATGGTGATAAAAGTCTCTCTGTGATTCCTATTGTGGGAATTGGAGGATTGGGAAAGACTACACTTGCAAAATGTGTGTTCAATGATAAGAGTGTAGTTGAGTCTTTTCCATTGAAGATGTGGGTCTGTGTCTCTGATGATTTTGAACTTAAGCATCTACTTGTTAAAATCCTCAATTCTGCTAGTGTGTCAAATAATAACCCAATTCACCATGAGAACTTTAAAATCTTTGATGTTGAGCAATtacaaaatcatataaaaaatgcACTTGCTGGTCATAAGTTCTTGCTCGTCTTGGATGACGTATGGAACGAGGATCGTGTCAAATGGGAAGAATTGAAAGATATAATACAAGTAATTGTAGGTTCTCAAGGGAGTAAAGTCTTGGTGACTACACGGAGCCACAAAGTAGCCGACGTGATGGGAACTCATTCTTCTCACTTTTTGCAAGGTCTATCTGGGGACGATTCCTTGTCTGCATTTGTGAAATGGGCTTTTAAAGTGGGAGAAGGAGAAAATTATCCAGAGTTGATGGAGATTGGGAAAGAAATTGTGCAAAAATGTGGAGGGCTTCCTTTGGCCCTAAGAACATTGGGGAGTTCATTGttcttaaaatttgatatagatgATTGGAAGTTTGTTAGGGACAATGAGATTTGGAATTTATCACAAAAAAAGGATGATATATTGCCTGCtataaaattaagttatgaTCGGTTACCTTCTTATTTAAAACGATGCTTTGCTTGCTTCTCCCTCTTTGTAAAGGGCTACGAGTTGGATAGTCTTAGTGTTACTGCGATATGGGAGGCACTTGGTTTTCTTCCATCACCAAAGAAAGGTAAAGGCGTAGAAGATGTTGGCAATCAAATTTTGCATGAGTTACGGTCAAGATCTTTTCTTCAAGATTTTGTTGATTATGGCAATGCTTGCGAATTTAAGTTGCATGATTTAGTGCATGATCTTGCATTATATGTTGGAGGAGATGAGTTTCAATTGTTGAAGTTTCGTAGTGAAAGTATTTTTGAGAATGTCTTCCATTTGTCATTTATTACAAATAATGATGATTTATTTGGTCTAACACAAATTCCCACTGGACTGAGAAGCATTATTTTTCCTTCAGGAGCCAACAATGAAACTTTCTTGAATACTTTGTTATCAAGGTGTAAATTCTTACGGATTTTGACGTTAGCAGATTCTACATATGAGAGTTTGCCTCGCTCCATTGGCAAATTAAAAC TATATCTCAATCTTGAGAATAATATAGAACTGGAGAGCCTCCCAGATGCATTGTGCAAACTCCAAAATCTACACACTTTGAAACTCAATGGATGCAAAAACCTTAAAAGATTACCCAATGAAATTGGAAACTTGATCAGCCTTCGACATTTACTCATAACCACAAAACAATCTAACTTTCCAAACAAAGAGATTGCAAAGTTAACTTCCTTAGAAATTTTATCTGTCCGTCATTGTGACAATTTGGACTCGTTGTTTGAAGGAATACAACTTCCTAATCTTAAATTTTTGGATATTGCATATTGTGGGAATCTAAGGTCCTTGCCGCTTCATGTTGTTCTGAACTTAGAGAGTTTGTTGATAACTGAGTGTAATAAGATGAAATTGTCATTGGACCATGATAACTACATTCCTAATTTAAGGTTAAAGTTGCTATCTCTAGAATATTTGCCCCAGTTGGTGGTTTTACCTCAATGGTTGCAAGGATGTGCAAAAACATTACAAACCTTGGCACTTGAAAACTGCTACAATCTTCACGAGCTTCCTATGTGGCTGTCAACTTTCATTTCTCTCAAAGCACTTTCATTGGAAAATTGTCCAAGATTGGTTTTGATCCCTAATGATGTGCACCACCTCAAAAACCTTGATTATGTGAAAATCAAAGGGTGTGTTGAATTATGTAAAAGTTACCATCCAAAAGATGGAATAAATTGGCACAAAATATCACACATCAAACAAGTTGTCATAATATTACCAGAACTAGAAAATTAA